The following are from one region of the Apostichopus japonicus isolate 1M-3 chromosome 17, ASM3797524v1, whole genome shotgun sequence genome:
- the LOC139985208 gene encoding uncharacterized protein, with translation METPALTQHFLNKEQIEVIWNCDGMPAFQSGKGSVWPIQCLVKALPPNIRKKYILISGLWFGTSKPQFSTFLKPFVDEFHNLAEDGVRFTDATTGVEHNTKVFATLCACDSVARCQLQGITQFNGHFGCSWCLHEGEVVPKGGGHVMTYPYDFPPPEQRSQRGMEDQAIRLGSGKPQDEGVKEISPLLVLPRFDIVRGFPVDYMHAVCEGVGQHLLNLWFDRTHHNEEWFIGDSLSTVDERIENISPPNDVTRLPRSPSQRAHWKASEFRSWILFYSLPVLKGVLPSAYLAHMLLLVHAIWMLLQDSVKEHEISLCEIILVKFVLQMKELYGAHNMSYNVHLLLHLADTVRNCGPLWSNSCFPFEGYNRKIKSLFHGTRYIQAEIAQNFTLLHVLRNRVERLPANTPPAVLKCVEGLLRGYPIIVKAVSLTCQNFHVLLVGNPCNYEPSPTIRILLEAYFSDSIEKLELHKFSSVILDGQIFSQ, from the coding sequence ATGGAAACCCCAGCACTGACCCAGCATTTTCTAAACAAGGAACAAATTGAAGTCATTTGGAACTGCGATGGCATGCCTGCTTTCCAGTCGGGTAAAGGTAGTGTGTGGCCGATCCAGTGTTTGGTGAAAGCACTACCACCAAATATTCGAAAGAAATACATTCTGATCAGTGGACTTTGGTTTGGTACAAGCAAACCACAATTCTCGACTTTCTTGAAGCCTTTTGTGGATGAATTTCATAATCTTGCGGAGGATGGAGTGAGATTTACCGATGCTACAACTGGTGTAGAACACAACACAAAAGTGTTTGCTACTTTGTGTGCTTGTGACTCTGTTGCAAGATGCCAGCTACAGGGCATAACACAGTTCAATGGACATTTTGGATGTTCATGGTGCCTCCATGAAGGCGAAGTTGTCCCAAAAGGTGGTGGTCATGTTATGACATACCCCTATGACTTTCCACCTCCAGAGCAAAGGTCTCAGAGGGGTATGGAAGACCAAGCCATTCGGTTAGGTTCTGGTAAGCCACAGGATGAAGGAGTCAAGGAAATATCCCCATTGTTGGTACTGCCACGATTTGATATAGTTAGAGGCTTTCCTGTGGACTACATGCACGCCGTTTGTGAAGGGGTGGGTCAGCATTTATTGAATCTGTGGTTTGACCGAACACACCATAACGAGGAATGGTTCATCGGCGACAGTCTGAGTACAGTTGATGAGAGGATAGAAAACATCAGCCCACCTAATGACGTTACTCGCCTCCCGAGATCACCATCTCAAAGAGCTCACTGGAAGGCTTCCGAGTTCAGATCATGGATCTTATTTTACTCACTTCCCGTTCTTAAAGGAGTCCTTCCCTCCGCATATCTTGCTCACATGTTATTGTTAGTACATGCTATTTGGATGTTGTTACAAGACAGTGTAAAGGAACATGAAATTTCCTTGTGTGAAATTATCCTTGTTAAGTTTGTGTTACAAATGAAGGAGTTGTATGGTGCCCACAACATGTCATACAATGTTCATCTCTTACTTCATTTAGCTGATACTGTTAGGAATTGTGGTCCTCTTTGGAGCAACTCCTGCTTTCCATTCGAAGGGTATAATCGTAAAATAAAGAGTCTTTTTCATGGCACACGATATATACAGGCTGAGATTGCTCAAAACTTTACATTACTGCACGTTTTGCGTAATAGGGTTGAACGACTCCCTGCCAATACCCCACCAGCAGTTTTGAAATGTGTAGAAGGGCTTTTAAGAGGTTACCCTATCATAGTTAAGGCAGTTTCTTTAACATGTCAGAATTTCCATGTGTTGCTAGTAGGGAACCCATGTAATTATGAACCATCGCCTACCATCAGAATCCTCTTGGAAGCCTATTTCTCTGATTCCATTGAAAAACTTGAATTACATAAATTTTCTAGTGTCATATTGGATGGTCAGATCTTCAGTCAATAA
- the LOC139984497 gene encoding uncharacterized protein yields MSHVIIQWQSDKGKDVFSLDDKCKTGDKVTARYNKLLPAKVLFVGGQEDMERQMRQIEPALSSCTDSPKGRGHRAVKRKQLPDDFTWDMREEEPREQSVSQKNVNPSKKAKSAAGQDIIELLLSQRGSCQDGDLAHSDDRDDGSDDVETKLEFLRRENGILKDRLHESDVTHKKNASGNATHSPSGYPKSICNVKKKYSNQ; encoded by the exons ATGTCTCACGTTATTATCCAGTGGCAAAGTGACAAAGGCAAGGATGTTTTCAGCCTCGATGATAAGTGCAAGACCGGAGATAAAGTGACAGCTCGTTACAACAAGCTTTTGCCAGCAAAAGTTCTGTTTGTAGGTG GACAAGAAGATATGGAGAGACAGATGAGACAGATTGAGCCGGCTCTATCAAGCTGTACAGATTCACCCAAAGGTCGAGGCCATCGGGCGGTGAAGAGGAAACAGCTGCCAGATGATTTTACGTGGGACATGAGAGAGGAGGAACCACGAGAGCAATCAGTCTCTCAG aAAAATGTCAACCCCTCCAAAAAGGCCAAGTCTGCAGCAGGTCAGGACATAATAGAGCTTCTCCTGAGTCAACGTGGCAGCTGCCAAGATGGAGACTTGGCACATTCCGATGATCGTGATGATGGGAGTGATGATGTAGAAACCAAGCTAGAGTTTTTAAGGAGGGAAAACGGAATTTTGAAGGACAGACTTCATGAGTCGGATGTCACCCACAAAAAGAATGCAAGTGGCAATGCGACACATTCGCCTAGCGGCTATCCAAAATcaatatgcaatgtaaaaaagaaatactccaACCAATGA